A single genomic interval of Pseudomonadales bacterium harbors:
- a CDS encoding DUF1329 domain-containing protein: MKLKTLMQSGLTALAGAALAAGSAAILAKELPEGTVISADNLDAIADDTFEGHKIRDLLTGPLEEQVRKYGLKMPLEHSSEVKFGNEWEQATKANAGKASIAADGSIKGYAGAGVPFPMDQIRADDPQCGQKLVWNYYYAAPTITNSWAATGEVFILDAKAGVVNNFVAQNVVMKWDGRYGDTPTLPGLPNEHARFVLVLTAPYDIAGIGVLNRQYSDAKEDEGYVYVRAMRRTRRTPGGKSWIDPQPKMNLLNDDSQGLQANPMWYSNWKCVAERHVLEVVDMPDLNYANKLHDINNWVDVKNPPHWNYINTRYQPRKVFVVEGTPPDYHPYGKKVLYMEASAPFFYHGEFYDKKDTLWKIWHTRYAPYWNGDCKGQPNLGNFNTLTIDVQAQRTTYINQTINAHDCFDPSFLDPSILQRAATGEMQAQMDAVHKAYMSRPALPQYQAAKEAWLKEHPAK; this comes from the coding sequence ATGAAACTGAAAACATTGATGCAGAGCGGATTGACGGCACTGGCCGGGGCAGCGCTCGCTGCGGGGTCGGCCGCGATCCTCGCGAAGGAGTTGCCCGAAGGCACGGTCATCAGTGCCGACAATCTGGATGCGATTGCCGATGACACCTTCGAGGGTCACAAGATCAGGGATCTGCTCACCGGGCCGCTCGAGGAGCAGGTGCGCAAGTACGGACTCAAGATGCCGCTCGAACACTCGAGTGAGGTGAAGTTCGGCAACGAGTGGGAGCAGGCGACGAAGGCGAATGCCGGCAAGGCCAGCATCGCAGCCGACGGCAGCATCAAGGGTTATGCCGGCGCCGGCGTGCCGTTCCCGATGGACCAGATCCGCGCCGATGATCCGCAGTGCGGCCAGAAGCTGGTGTGGAACTACTACTACGCGGCACCGACGATCACGAACAGCTGGGCTGCAACCGGCGAGGTATTCATCCTCGACGCCAAGGCTGGTGTGGTGAACAACTTTGTAGCGCAGAACGTCGTCATGAAGTGGGACGGTCGCTACGGGGACACACCTACGCTGCCGGGCCTGCCGAACGAGCACGCACGCTTCGTACTGGTGCTGACGGCACCTTACGACATCGCGGGGATCGGCGTGTTGAACCGCCAGTACAGCGATGCCAAGGAAGACGAAGGTTATGTGTATGTGCGCGCGATGCGGCGTACGCGGCGCACCCCGGGCGGCAAGTCGTGGATCGATCCGCAGCCGAAGATGAACCTGCTGAACGACGACAGCCAGGGTCTGCAGGCAAACCCGATGTGGTACAGCAACTGGAAGTGCGTTGCCGAGCGTCATGTGCTCGAGGTCGTCGACATGCCGGACCTCAACTACGCCAACAAGCTGCATGACATCAACAACTGGGTCGATGTGAAGAACCCGCCGCACTGGAACTACATCAATACCCGATACCAGCCGCGCAAGGTGTTCGTCGTCGAGGGAACGCCTCCCGACTATCACCCCTACGGCAAGAAGGTGCTGTACATGGAAGCCAGCGCACCGTTCTTCTATCACGGCGAGTTCTACGACAAGAAGGACACCCTGTGGAAGATCTGGCACACGCGCTACGCACCGTACTGGAATGGTGATTGCAAAGGGCAGCCGAACCTCGGCAATTTCAATACGCTGACAATCGATGTGCAGGCGCAGCGTACGACGTACATCAACCAGACGATCAACGCACACGATTGCTTCGATCCAAGCTTCCTGGATCCCAGCATCCTGCAGCGTGCCGCCACCGGCGAGATGCAGGCGCAGATGGACGCGGTGCACAAGGCGTACATGAGCCGGCCAGCCCTGCCCCAATACCAGGCCGCGAAGGAAGCCTGGCTGAAGGAGCATCCTGCCAAATGA
- a CDS encoding MMPL family transporter, protein MGDTLTARLAAFCIRRRWVFLIVLTALTLVFAYFAAHIRIKTVFSDFEPTGHPWVEINNQYASSFGGANMVSIMVAAREGTIFTPEILKTIRKLTNDLRKVHGVNSASITSLASKKLSTVVSTSDSLESVPLMWPDIPKTPEGIEQLRDRVIQNSLVYGNYVAKDLASALITVDFYDQMVDSEQIFGQINDLIAKHAGPEVKVYMVGQPILVGWVGYYLPETGLIALLTLGLLTALLFLLNRSYRGTFLPLVSGAVSAIWALGIGELLGFNLDPLIAVVALLITARSVSHAVQLVTRFDDINALGQGLSAGEAAERSLREMFRPGSVGVLADAAAILVVLLTPIPFLQKVSIIGAIWVGTIFVSAVLLTPVLLSFVKTTGKFAHPLDLAPLMHRILDGCLRICTGRTSRWVVVGVSGVLFAVSLFYAFRVSVGDLHPGSPILHQDSVYNVASSTINANYPGSDKMFIVAQGKDKGAITEPEVLRTMALLERQMTSQPEVGGSNSIVGAIASTNQALHGGNPRYYQIAGTAEDNAQFLYLNFSHADASEVEQLTDLNYQNAVINLFFYDHKGDTIRTMIHQLSEFIDEHPMEHAEFKLAGGFIGVLAAANDVLLRGQIEAIALGLLVVVLCSMVVYRSTVAGLYFMVPVILSNTVTFAYMTFEHIGLSINTIPVVALGIGLGVDYSFYIADGIREEVLQHGNVFKAMKDSMNSAGRGVLVTGTVLVVTIVIWIFSSLRFQADMARMIALWLTVSAVSALIIMPTLAYLFKPRFIFGDLKAHHQ, encoded by the coding sequence ATGGGTGATACCTTGACTGCCAGGCTCGCCGCGTTCTGCATTCGCAGACGCTGGGTGTTCCTGATCGTGCTCACTGCGCTCACGCTGGTCTTCGCCTACTTCGCTGCGCATATCCGGATCAAGACCGTTTTCTCGGATTTCGAGCCTACCGGCCATCCCTGGGTGGAGATCAACAACCAGTACGCAAGCTCCTTTGGCGGCGCCAACATGGTCAGCATCATGGTGGCTGCGCGCGAAGGCACGATCTTCACGCCCGAGATCCTGAAGACGATTCGCAAGCTGACCAACGACCTGCGCAAGGTGCACGGCGTCAATTCGGCCAGCATCACGTCGCTCGCGTCGAAGAAGCTCTCGACGGTCGTCAGCACCAGCGACAGTCTGGAGTCCGTGCCGCTGATGTGGCCGGACATCCCGAAGACGCCCGAAGGCATCGAGCAACTGCGCGATCGCGTGATCCAGAACTCGCTGGTGTACGGCAACTACGTCGCCAAGGATCTGGCGTCGGCGCTGATCACCGTCGATTTCTATGACCAGATGGTCGACAGCGAGCAGATATTCGGCCAGATCAACGATCTGATCGCGAAACATGCAGGGCCTGAAGTCAAGGTCTACATGGTCGGGCAGCCAATTCTGGTCGGCTGGGTCGGCTACTATCTGCCCGAGACGGGCCTGATTGCGCTGCTTACCCTGGGGCTGCTGACAGCGCTGCTGTTTCTCCTGAATCGCTCGTATCGCGGGACCTTCCTGCCGCTGGTGTCCGGAGCCGTGAGTGCCATCTGGGCACTCGGCATCGGCGAATTGCTGGGCTTCAACCTCGATCCCCTGATCGCCGTGGTGGCCTTGCTGATCACGGCGCGATCCGTTTCGCACGCGGTACAGTTGGTGACGCGTTTCGACGACATCAATGCACTCGGACAAGGGCTTTCGGCTGGCGAAGCGGCGGAACGTAGTCTGCGGGAGATGTTTCGCCCCGGCAGTGTAGGGGTGCTGGCCGATGCAGCCGCCATCCTGGTGGTGCTGCTGACTCCCATCCCGTTCCTGCAGAAGGTTTCGATCATCGGAGCCATCTGGGTAGGCACGATCTTCGTGTCCGCGGTGCTGCTGACGCCGGTGCTGCTGTCGTTCGTGAAGACCACGGGAAAGTTTGCGCATCCGCTGGATCTGGCGCCGCTGATGCACCGTATTCTCGATGGCTGCCTGCGGATATGCACCGGACGCACGTCGCGCTGGGTGGTCGTGGGCGTATCGGGTGTGCTGTTCGCCGTATCGCTGTTCTACGCGTTTCGTGTCAGCGTCGGTGACCTGCATCCCGGCTCGCCGATCCTGCACCAGGATTCGGTCTACAACGTTGCCTCGTCGACGATCAACGCGAACTATCCCGGTTCCGACAAGATGTTCATCGTCGCGCAGGGCAAGGACAAGGGTGCGATCACCGAACCCGAGGTGCTGCGTACCATGGCGCTGCTCGAGCGGCAGATGACCAGCCAGCCCGAAGTCGGCGGATCGAACTCGATCGTCGGCGCCATCGCCTCGACCAACCAGGCACTGCATGGAGGCAACCCGCGCTATTACCAGATTGCCGGCACCGCGGAGGACAACGCCCAGTTCCTGTACCTGAACTTCAGCCACGCCGACGCGAGCGAGGTCGAGCAGTTGACTGATCTGAATTACCAGAATGCGGTCATCAATCTGTTCTTCTATGACCACAAGGGCGACACCATCCGCACGATGATTCACCAGCTCAGTGAATTCATCGATGAACATCCGATGGAGCATGCAGAGTTCAAGCTGGCCGGCGGTTTCATCGGCGTGCTGGCGGCGGCCAACGACGTGTTGCTGCGCGGGCAGATCGAGGCCATTGCGCTTGGCCTGCTGGTGGTCGTGCTGTGCTCGATGGTCGTGTATCGCTCGACGGTGGCCGGACTGTATTTCATGGTGCCGGTGATACTGTCCAACACGGTGACCTTCGCCTACATGACCTTCGAGCATATCGGTCTCAGCATCAACACGATTCCGGTGGTGGCACTGGGCATCGGGCTGGGCGTGGACTATTCGTTCTACATCGCCGATGGCATCCGCGAGGAAGTCCTGCAGCACGGCAATGTGTTCAAGGCGATGAAGGATTCGATGAACAGTGCAGGGCGCGGCGTGCTGGTCACCGGTACCGTGCTGGTGGTAACGATCGTGATCTGGATCTTCTCGTCGCTGCGCTTTCAGGCGGACATGGCCCGGATGATCGCGCTGTGGCTGACGGTATCGGCGGTCAGTGCGCTGATCATCATGCCGACGCTGGCTTATCTGTTCAAACCGCGTTTCATTTTCGGTGACCTGAAGGCGCACCATCAGTGA
- a CDS encoding glycosyl hydrolase: MSSLKGIASTVTPWAVILLLIYLALFTHPAVNSNVVIPPPISVLDRFYGVAEPSQDQLWLVGSFGKIIKSSDGGRSWTIQRTGGDINLQAVATWDASTAVAVGDDASMLVTQDGGTTWETRSSDAIPANIKLMDVGVFPDGQAWAVGDRGTILRSDDRGATWRLMREREDVGLQGFTKVGSRVWVVGEFGTILHSEDDGASWETQDSGTGSYLSAVAFRDPDNGLVVGLDGAILATADGGATWTPIRTSEHNHYFAVAWDGSHWFLSGANGLIAAADAAATNWDVRQLGKNDFSWHTHVLRRADGWLLAGSSVGIYDDGTWRVMVTDADGQVEQAAPAVP; encoded by the coding sequence ATGTCCAGCTTGAAGGGGATCGCGTCGACCGTCACGCCGTGGGCGGTCATCCTGTTGCTGATCTATCTGGCGCTGTTCACCCATCCTGCCGTGAACAGCAATGTGGTCATCCCGCCACCGATATCGGTGCTCGACCGCTTCTACGGCGTGGCGGAACCGAGCCAGGATCAACTGTGGCTGGTGGGAAGCTTCGGGAAGATCATCAAGAGCAGCGACGGGGGGCGGAGCTGGACCATTCAGCGTACCGGCGGTGACATCAACCTGCAGGCCGTGGCGACGTGGGACGCATCCACGGCGGTTGCCGTCGGTGATGACGCCTCGATGCTCGTGACGCAGGACGGCGGCACGACCTGGGAGACGCGCAGCAGTGACGCGATTCCCGCGAACATCAAGCTGATGGACGTGGGCGTATTCCCCGACGGCCAGGCGTGGGCGGTTGGTGATCGTGGCACCATTCTGCGTTCGGATGATCGCGGTGCAACGTGGCGTCTGATGCGCGAACGTGAGGACGTTGGCCTGCAAGGCTTCACGAAGGTGGGGAGCCGAGTCTGGGTGGTTGGCGAGTTCGGCACGATCCTCCACTCGGAAGACGATGGTGCGAGCTGGGAAACGCAGGACTCGGGCACCGGCAGTTACCTCAGCGCCGTGGCCTTCCGCGATCCGGACAACGGACTCGTGGTCGGGCTGGACGGGGCGATCCTCGCAACGGCTGACGGTGGCGCCACCTGGACGCCGATCCGGACCTCGGAGCACAACCACTATTTCGCTGTGGCCTGGGATGGTTCGCACTGGTTCCTGAGCGGTGCCAACGGGTTGATTGCAGCGGCGGATGCCGCGGCCACCAACTGGGACGTCAGACAGCTCGGAAAGAACGATTTTTCGTGGCACACGCATGTGCTGCGCAGAGCGGATGGCTGGTTGCTGGCAGGGTCGAGCGTCGGCATCTACGACGATGGCACCTGGCGTGTGATGGTTACCGACGCAGACGGTCAGGTCGAACAGGCGGCGCCTGCCGTTCCCTGA
- a CDS encoding MHS family MFS transporter, producing the protein MSSLTEHAGTAGSCLADDALTQETPVQGRLNSPAQVLFASMIGTTIEFFDFYIYATAAVLVFPQLFFPASDPTSSVLQSLATFALAFFARPVGSALFGHFGDRIGRKATLVAALSTMGLSTVVIGLLPTYASIGVWAPALLALCRLGQGLGLGGEWGGAVLLATENAPHGRRAWYGMFPQLGAPLGFVCSTGTFLLLAHWLDDAAFLAWGWRIPFVASAALVLVGLYVRLKLTETPAFQRAIENDERVPVPMFTVVANHGGTLLLGTFAATATFVVFYLMTVFSLSWGTTALGFGREEFLILQMVGVLFFALTIPLSAALADRRGRLAVLIAATVAIIVFGLFFEPLFSTADRLDALAFLSIGLALMGLTYGPLGTALSELFPTAVRYTGASLSFNLAGILGASLAPYLATWLATHYGIVAVGYYQSLAGLLTLLALLWLALRRVPLSH; encoded by the coding sequence ATGTCATCGCTGACCGAACATGCCGGTACAGCAGGATCGTGCCTTGCAGATGATGCCCTGACGCAGGAAACGCCGGTGCAAGGCAGGTTGAACTCGCCGGCCCAGGTGCTGTTTGCCAGCATGATCGGTACCACGATCGAGTTCTTCGATTTCTACATCTATGCAACGGCGGCGGTGCTGGTGTTTCCGCAGCTGTTTTTCCCGGCCAGCGATCCCACCTCGTCGGTGCTGCAGTCGCTCGCGACGTTTGCGCTCGCCTTCTTCGCGCGTCCGGTGGGTTCTGCGTTGTTCGGACATTTCGGAGATCGCATCGGGCGCAAGGCGACGCTCGTGGCAGCCCTCTCGACGATGGGTCTGTCGACCGTGGTGATCGGCTTGCTGCCAACCTACGCATCGATCGGCGTGTGGGCCCCTGCGTTGCTCGCGCTGTGCCGGCTGGGACAGGGCCTGGGGCTCGGCGGAGAGTGGGGTGGTGCGGTGCTGCTCGCAACCGAGAATGCCCCGCATGGCAGGCGCGCCTGGTACGGGATGTTCCCGCAGCTTGGTGCACCACTGGGCTTTGTTTGTTCGACCGGAACCTTCCTGTTGCTGGCCCACTGGCTCGACGATGCAGCGTTCCTTGCCTGGGGCTGGCGCATTCCGTTCGTGGCGAGTGCGGCGCTGGTACTGGTCGGGCTCTACGTGCGTCTCAAACTGACCGAGACACCGGCTTTCCAGCGTGCGATCGAGAACGACGAACGTGTGCCTGTTCCCATGTTTACGGTCGTCGCAAACCACGGCGGCACCTTGCTGCTCGGCACCTTTGCAGCCACGGCAACCTTTGTGGTGTTTTACCTGATGACTGTGTTTTCGCTGAGCTGGGGTACTACCGCACTCGGTTTCGGACGTGAGGAATTCCTGATCCTGCAGATGGTCGGGGTGCTGTTCTTCGCGCTGACCATCCCGCTGTCGGCAGCGTTGGCCGATCGCCGTGGCCGACTTGCGGTGCTGATCGCGGCAACCGTGGCCATCATTGTCTTCGGGCTGTTCTTCGAGCCGCTGTTCAGCACCGCTGATCGCCTCGATGCACTGGCGTTCCTGTCGATCGGCCTTGCGCTGATGGGATTGACCTACGGCCCGCTGGGTACGGCGCTATCGGAACTGTTTCCCACGGCGGTGCGCTACACGGGTGCTTCGTTGTCGTTCAATCTGGCCGGGATCCTCGGCGCTTCGCTCGCGCCGTACCTGGCAACCTGGCTTGCAACGCACTATGGCATCGTCGCGGTCGGCTACTACCAGTCGCTGGCCGGGTTGCTGACGCTGCTGGCGTTGCTGTGGCTGGCTCTGCGCCGCGTCCCGCTGTCGCATTGA
- a CDS encoding hydroxymethylglutaryl-CoA lyase, producing the protein MQRERHTVNDDSSDDGHSRACTPLALPVGVRVVEVGPRDGLQNEPDFVPTTIKRELIERLAAAGLRHIEATAFVSPKRVPQMADAAQLLRSLDRAPGITYPVLTPNLTGFDAALAAGATEVAVFTAASESFSQHNVNCSIAASLARFAPVMDAARHAGVRVRGYVSCVLGCPYEGAVAPERVRDVASALYESGCHEVSLGDTIGVGTPVATRRLIECVAARIPVEHLAGHFHDTYGMAIANVFAALQCGVSVFDASVAGLGGCPYAPGASGNVATEDLAYLLAGLGIETGIDLDALLDCAVWISAQLGRQPASHTTLARRRSRPGV; encoded by the coding sequence ATGCAGCGGGAACGACATACAGTGAATGACGATAGCAGCGACGACGGACACAGCCGCGCATGCACGCCGCTGGCGCTGCCCGTGGGAGTACGCGTGGTCGAAGTCGGTCCGCGCGACGGGCTGCAGAACGAGCCCGACTTCGTTCCCACCACGATCAAGCGCGAACTGATCGAACGACTCGCGGCGGCTGGCCTGCGCCATATCGAAGCGACCGCCTTCGTTTCACCGAAACGGGTTCCGCAGATGGCCGATGCGGCGCAACTGCTGCGATCCCTCGACCGCGCACCCGGCATCACGTACCCGGTACTGACACCGAACCTCACCGGCTTCGACGCGGCGCTGGCAGCCGGCGCCACCGAGGTCGCCGTGTTCACCGCCGCCAGCGAGAGCTTCTCGCAGCACAACGTGAACTGCTCGATCGCCGCATCGCTGGCACGCTTCGCACCGGTCATGGATGCGGCTCGCCACGCGGGAGTCCGGGTGCGTGGCTACGTATCGTGCGTGCTCGGTTGTCCATACGAAGGCGCGGTCGCTCCCGAGCGCGTCCGCGACGTCGCCAGCGCTCTCTACGAGAGCGGCTGCCACGAGGTGAGCCTCGGCGATACCATCGGCGTCGGCACTCCGGTCGCGACACGGAGACTGATCGAGTGCGTAGCCGCCCGCATTCCGGTGGAGCATCTGGCCGGGCATTTTCACGACACCTACGGGATGGCGATCGCGAACGTCTTTGCCGCGTTGCAGTGTGGTGTCAGCGTGTTCGACGCCTCGGTCGCGGGTCTGGGCGGATGTCCGTACGCACCCGGTGCGTCCGGCAACGTCGCAACGGAAGACCTCGCGTACCTGCTCGCAGGACTCGGCATCGAAACCGGTATCGATCTCGATGCGCTGCTCGATTGCGCCGTCTGGATCAGCGCACAGCTCGGGCGCCAGCCCGCGTCGCATACTACGTTGGCGCGCCGACGCAGCCGTCCCGGCGTATGA